One segment of Rhodanobacteraceae bacterium DNA contains the following:
- the metG gene encoding methionine--tRNA ligase, giving the protein MERRDILVTNALPYANGHLHLGHLVGYIQADIWVRAQRLMGHTVHFVCADDTHGTPIMLAAEKVGVSPEEFVKPMQVSHERDFAAFGVAFDHYHSTHSEENRTITESIYAALKARGAIGVRAVEQFYDPVKSMFLPDRYVKGECPKCGTADQYGDNCENCGATYAPTDLKNPYSVVSGARPELRASEHYFFELSQFQDFLTGFLADENVAHPGVRAKLREWLDAGLKAWDISRDAPYFGFEIPGAPGKYFYVWLDAPIGYLASFRAYCDRTGMDYDRYLKPGHATEMHHFIGKDIVNFHGLFWPAVLHGSGHRVPTAIHVNGYLTVNGAKMSKSRGTFIQARTWLDAGLNPDYLRYYYAGKSSGGVEDLDLNLDDFALRVNADLVGKFVNIASRCAGFVSKFFDGRLAQLDAADLGIYAEHSARLHARCRSAYDARDFGLVLREVMAVADSVNGLIAERAPWVLAKDEAKRAELHAICSLALSLFRLLAAWLKPIVPALAQASEDFLGAIIRAFEDVAEPLPAGHAIKPFSALATRVDPKHIEAMVEASKDTLAAAPEKQPAKPAKAAPSAPPPPAPSPAPASPAPGANADPITIDQFTAIDLRIARIAAAEAVPEADKLLRLQLDLGALGTCQVFAGIKSSYDPTALVGRLTVMVANLAPRKMRFGMSEGMVLAASDERGGPFLLAPDAGAEPGMRVK; this is encoded by the coding sequence ATGGAACGCCGCGACATCCTCGTCACCAACGCTCTGCCCTACGCCAACGGGCACCTTCATCTAGGCCACCTCGTTGGCTATATCCAGGCCGACATCTGGGTCCGCGCGCAGCGCCTGATGGGCCACACGGTGCACTTCGTCTGTGCCGACGACACCCACGGCACGCCGATCATGCTCGCGGCCGAAAAGGTCGGCGTCAGCCCCGAAGAATTCGTCAAGCCGATGCAGGTCTCGCACGAGCGCGACTTCGCGGCCTTCGGCGTGGCCTTCGACCACTACCACTCCACCCACAGCGAAGAAAACCGCACGATCACCGAATCGATCTACGCCGCGCTGAAGGCGCGCGGGGCGATCGGCGTGCGCGCCGTCGAGCAATTCTACGACCCGGTCAAGTCGATGTTCCTGCCGGACCGCTACGTCAAGGGCGAGTGCCCCAAGTGCGGCACCGCCGACCAGTACGGCGACAACTGCGAGAACTGCGGCGCCACCTATGCGCCGACCGACCTCAAGAACCCGTACTCGGTGGTCTCCGGCGCGCGGCCGGAGCTGCGCGCGTCGGAGCATTACTTCTTCGAACTGTCCCAGTTCCAGGACTTCCTCACCGGCTTCCTGGCCGATGAAAACGTCGCCCATCCCGGCGTGCGCGCCAAGCTGCGCGAGTGGCTGGACGCGGGCCTGAAGGCCTGGGACATCTCGCGCGATGCGCCCTACTTCGGCTTCGAGATCCCCGGCGCGCCGGGCAAGTACTTCTACGTCTGGCTGGACGCGCCGATCGGCTACCTCGCGAGCTTCCGCGCCTACTGCGACCGCACCGGGATGGACTACGACCGCTACCTGAAGCCCGGCCACGCCACCGAGATGCACCATTTCATTGGCAAGGACATCGTCAACTTCCACGGGCTGTTCTGGCCGGCGGTGCTGCACGGTTCCGGCCACCGCGTGCCGACGGCGATCCACGTCAACGGCTACCTGACGGTCAACGGCGCGAAGATGAGCAAGTCGCGCGGCACCTTCATCCAGGCGCGCACCTGGCTGGATGCCGGGCTCAATCCGGATTACCTGCGCTACTACTACGCGGGCAAGTCCAGCGGCGGCGTCGAGGACCTGGACCTCAACCTCGACGACTTCGCGCTGCGGGTCAACGCCGACCTGGTCGGCAAGTTCGTCAACATCGCCAGCCGCTGCGCGGGTTTCGTGAGCAAGTTCTTCGATGGCCGGCTGGCGCAACTCGATGCCGCCGACCTCGGCATCTACGCCGAGCACTCCGCGCGCCTGCACGCGCGCTGCCGCAGCGCCTATGACGCGCGAGACTTCGGCCTGGTGCTGCGCGAGGTGATGGCGGTGGCGGACAGCGTCAACGGCCTGATCGCCGAACGCGCGCCGTGGGTGCTGGCCAAGGACGAAGCCAAGCGCGCGGAACTGCACGCGATCTGCTCGCTCGCGCTGTCGCTGTTCCGTCTGCTCGCAGCCTGGCTGAAACCGATCGTCCCCGCGCTGGCGCAGGCCAGCGAGGACTTCCTCGGCGCCATCATCCGCGCCTTCGAGGACGTCGCCGAGCCGCTGCCCGCGGGCCACGCGATCAAGCCCTTCAGCGCGCTTGCCACCCGCGTCGATCCCAAGCACATCGAAGCCATGGTCGAAGCCTCCAAGGACACCCTCGCCGCCGCACCGGAGAAGCAGCCCGCCAAACCGGCCAAGGCTGCGCCCAGCGCACCCCCGCCCCCAGCCCCCAGCCCCGCTCCTGCTTCTCCAGCCCCCGGCGCAAATGCCGACCCCATCACCATCGACCAATTCACCGCCATCGACCTGCGCATCGCGCGGATCGCCGCGGCCGAGGCGGTGCCGGAGGCCGACAAGCTGCTGCGCCTGCAACTGGACCTCGGCGCGCTCGGCACGTGCCAGGTGTTTGCCGGGATCAAGAGCTCCTACGATCCGACCGCGCTGGTCGGTCGCCTGACCGTGATGGTCGCCAACCTGGCGCCGCGCAAGATGCGCTTCGGCATGAGTGAGGGGATGGTTCTGGCCGCCTCCGACGAGCGCGGCGGGCCGTTCCTGCTGGCGCCGGACGCCGGCGCGGAGCCGGGGATGCGGGTCAAATGA
- a CDS encoding glycine zipper 2TM domain-containing protein yields the protein MVNLARNSVLAVALAGLANVAAAQGYYDAGYRDQGSVGYDFARVVDVQPVYDDVSYAEPREVCWNEPVTYVEQPRYARYERNRSGTPEIVGGIIGGLIGNQFGHGDGRAAATLAGVALGASVARDNQRYRGGYYEGYGPRYERTVNERRCAVRDDYRRERQLIGYDVTYDYNGTIGHTFSERQPGTEIRVRVAVEPAD from the coding sequence ATGGTGAATCTTGCTCGCAATTCGGTTCTGGCTGTGGCGCTCGCGGGCCTTGCCAATGTGGCAGCGGCCCAGGGTTATTACGACGCGGGCTATCGCGACCAGGGGAGTGTCGGCTACGACTTCGCCCGCGTGGTGGACGTGCAGCCGGTCTATGACGATGTCTCCTATGCGGAGCCGCGCGAAGTGTGCTGGAACGAGCCGGTGACCTATGTGGAGCAGCCGCGCTACGCACGCTACGAGCGCAACCGCAGCGGCACCCCTGAAATCGTCGGCGGCATCATCGGCGGCCTGATCGGCAACCAGTTCGGGCATGGCGACGGACGCGCCGCAGCGACCCTCGCTGGCGTTGCGCTCGGCGCCTCCGTTGCGCGCGACAACCAGCGCTATCGCGGCGGCTATTACGAGGGCTACGGCCCGCGCTACGAGCGCACCGTAAACGAGCGCCGTTGCGCCGTGCGCGACGACTATCGCCGCGAGCGCCAGTTGATCGGCTACGACGTGACCTACGACTACAACGGCACCATCGGTCACACCTTCAGCGAGCGCCAGCCCGGCACCGAAATCCGCGTGCGCGTCGCGGTGGAACCGGCCGACTGA
- a CDS encoding serine/threonine protein kinase, with translation MGRVYRARREDGRYEGLAAIKFVAEAANPGFFLHERHVLARLAHPGIARLLDAGEDARGQPYLVMEYVDGIPIDAHCEAIGADARTRIALVIAAARAIAHAHAQWVLHRDLKPANLLVDRQGQVKVLDFGVAKLLDRTGDDPQLTSARYFTLRHAAPEQIAGEPTGTGVDLFALAVILFELLAGTHPFAVLAGEGRSFAERVLAGDATPLRRALRNAGVLRGLRARDLEAVLAKALARDPAARYASVQEFADELERVVDDRAVLARPPSTAEQVARLARRHRAGFALGAVALLALVGVSGVALWQADAAARERDAAQREAARAERIADFLTGLFEAAQPLRNQGRVPSARDLLDRGREQLAHDATLDPAVRGALLASVADSYRALGHYAEAETLLREAVDQAVAGDPRLPAWQLQLGRVHNFQSRWTDAERELRRGLQMAGGDPMLQAGLQRQLAVSLLNQERATDAESAARAALAQLRAFPGAPTRDLVDTEMLLATMAYSRNDLPAALSAYEGIVAAQRAGSAADQQSLVTSLNNLAAIEMRLDRLDVAVAHYREAIALARSQFGARNREVALPLLGLGSALRALGQVDAAREVLAESHSIYREWSGAAHAETAYAALLLGELEWLRGDAAAARVLSDAIGETLAADHPTSVKACRADLLALALMDDASEASSRQRAAVACLSADAVQPNLRLLARWVGLQRGLAEPAKAGELAAAARALVPRDDTLRQALERSALD, from the coding sequence ATGGGGCGGGTCTACCGCGCGCGCCGGGAAGATGGTCGCTACGAGGGCCTGGCGGCGATCAAGTTCGTCGCCGAGGCGGCCAATCCGGGCTTTTTCCTGCACGAGCGGCACGTGCTCGCGCGCCTTGCGCATCCCGGCATCGCACGACTGCTGGACGCCGGCGAGGATGCGCGCGGGCAGCCTTACCTGGTGATGGAGTACGTCGACGGCATACCGATCGATGCGCACTGCGAAGCCATTGGCGCGGATGCGCGCACACGGATCGCACTGGTCATCGCGGCCGCGCGGGCGATTGCGCACGCGCATGCCCAATGGGTGCTGCACCGGGACCTGAAGCCCGCCAACCTGCTGGTGGACAGGCAAGGCCAGGTCAAGGTGCTGGATTTTGGCGTCGCCAAGTTGCTGGACCGCACCGGCGACGACCCGCAACTCACCTCTGCGCGCTACTTCACCCTACGGCATGCGGCACCGGAACAGATCGCCGGAGAGCCGACCGGCACTGGCGTCGATCTGTTCGCACTCGCGGTGATCCTGTTCGAATTGCTGGCGGGAACTCATCCGTTCGCAGTTCTGGCCGGCGAGGGCCGCAGCTTCGCCGAGCGCGTGCTCGCGGGCGACGCCACGCCGCTGCGCCGCGCGCTGCGGAACGCGGGCGTATTGCGTGGCCTGCGCGCGCGCGACCTCGAAGCGGTGCTGGCAAAGGCCCTGGCGCGCGATCCGGCGGCGCGCTACGCGTCCGTGCAGGAATTCGCCGACGAACTCGAGCGGGTAGTCGATGACCGCGCAGTTCTGGCGCGCCCGCCGTCGACAGCCGAGCAAGTCGCGCGCCTGGCGCGTCGCCACCGCGCGGGTTTTGCGCTGGGCGCTGTGGCGCTGCTGGCACTGGTCGGCGTCAGTGGCGTGGCGCTGTGGCAGGCCGATGCGGCCGCGCGCGAGCGCGACGCGGCGCAGCGGGAGGCGGCCCGTGCTGAGCGCATTGCGGATTTCCTGACCGGATTGTTCGAAGCGGCCCAGCCGCTGCGCAACCAGGGACGCGTGCCCAGCGCGCGCGACCTGCTCGATCGCGGCCGCGAACAGCTGGCCCACGACGCCACCCTGGATCCCGCCGTACGCGGCGCCCTGCTGGCCAGCGTGGCGGACAGCTATCGCGCACTCGGCCACTATGCGGAAGCCGAGACCCTGCTGCGCGAAGCGGTCGACCAGGCGGTCGCCGGGGATCCGCGCCTGCCCGCATGGCAGTTGCAGCTGGGCCGCGTGCACAACTTCCAATCCCGCTGGACCGATGCCGAGCGCGAATTGCGTCGCGGCCTGCAGATGGCCGGTGGCGACCCGATGCTCCAGGCCGGCCTGCAGCGACAACTGGCGGTGAGCCTGTTGAACCAGGAACGCGCCACCGATGCCGAGAGCGCCGCGCGCGCGGCACTGGCACAGCTCCGCGCTTTTCCGGGCGCTCCGACCCGCGACCTGGTCGACACCGAGATGCTGCTGGCGACCATGGCCTACAGCCGCAACGACCTGCCGGCGGCGCTGTCCGCCTACGAAGGCATCGTCGCTGCGCAGCGCGCCGGCAGCGCCGCAGACCAGCAATCGCTCGTGACTTCGCTGAACAACCTGGCGGCGATCGAAATGCGCCTGGACCGGCTGGACGTCGCCGTTGCGCACTATCGCGAGGCGATCGCCCTGGCGCGCTCGCAGTTCGGCGCGCGCAACCGGGAAGTCGCCTTGCCACTGCTCGGGCTTGGCAGTGCGCTGCGTGCCCTGGGCCAGGTCGACGCGGCTCGCGAGGTGCTGGCCGAATCGCATTCGATCTACCGCGAATGGTCCGGAGCTGCGCACGCGGAAACCGCGTATGCCGCCCTGCTGCTGGGTGAGCTCGAATGGCTTCGCGGCGATGCAGCCGCGGCGCGAGTGCTCTCCGATGCCATTGGCGAGACTCTGGCCGCCGACCATCCGACGTCGGTCAAGGCCTGTCGCGCCGACCTGTTGGCACTCGCGCTCATGGACGACGCCAGCGAGGCCTCGTCGCGCCAGCGGGCAGCGGTCGCGTGTCTCTCCGCCGATGCCGTACAGCCGAATCTGCGACTGCTGGCGCGGTGGGTCGGCCTGCAACGCGGATTGGCGGAGCCAGCCAAGGCCGGCGAACTGGCTGCCGCCGCGCGCGCCCTGGTGCCACGCGACGACACCCTGCGCCAGGCGCTGGAGCGCAGCGCGCTGGACTGA
- a CDS encoding sigma-70 family RNA polymerase sigma factor, with product MSDDITQRLNAGDDGIPAAVYATLRRLAQQQLSRQRGVATLNATALVNEAWLKLAGSGSQWQSREHYLATMARVMRHVLIDAVRERQAVRRGGDWERVTLESTDPGGGASEQFDLMVIDQALARLREFDPRLEQVFELRFFGGCTIEETSVALGLSTATVERDLRAARAFVAAQLGGAP from the coding sequence GTGAGCGACGACATCACCCAGCGGCTGAATGCAGGAGACGACGGCATCCCGGCGGCGGTCTACGCCACCCTGCGCCGGCTGGCGCAGCAACAACTGTCGCGCCAGCGCGGGGTGGCCACGCTGAATGCCACGGCCCTGGTCAACGAAGCCTGGCTCAAGCTGGCGGGCAGCGGCTCGCAATGGCAGAGCCGCGAGCACTACCTGGCGACCATGGCCCGGGTCATGCGCCACGTGCTGATCGACGCCGTGCGCGAACGCCAGGCCGTGCGCCGCGGCGGCGACTGGGAACGCGTGACCCTGGAATCCACGGATCCCGGCGGTGGCGCGAGCGAACAGTTCGATCTCATGGTGATCGACCAGGCGCTCGCGCGGCTGCGCGAGTTCGACCCGCGCCTGGAGCAGGTATTCGAACTGCGCTTCTTCGGCGGCTGCACGATCGAGGAGACATCGGTCGCACTCGGCCTGTCGACGGCCACCGTGGAGCGGGACTTGCGCGCGGCGCGCGCCTTCGTCGCGGCGCAACTGGGCGGCGCGCCGTGA
- the apbC gene encoding iron-sulfur cluster carrier protein ApbC, translating to MSGLSADDVRALLAQIVDPNHGENLVAAGSVRGVGVDGARVAVEIVLGYPAEGWGPQFANEIKAALEGDPRIDVAVVDLHWQVIAHKVQQGLTPLPEVKNIIAVASGKGGVGKSTTAVNLALALAAEGATVGILDADIYGPSQPRMLGVSGKPDTRDGKVIVPKSAYGLQVMSIGFMVEEDTPMIWRGPMVTQALQQLLNETDWQGLDYLVIDLPPGTGDIQLTLCQRVPVSCAVVVTTPQDIALLDARKGLKMFEKVAVPVLGVVENMSTHVCSKCGHEEPIFGTGGGERMAEQYGVALLGRLPLDIRIREESDSGHPTVIAEPASNIAATYREIGRKVAARLSCLVRTPIATNWSPQMDPYLLAAIEEAEQGVAEGGIPIGSVIVHQGRIIGRGHNRRVQKGSTVLHGEMDALENAGRLPAKVYRECTLYTTLSPCPMCSGAILLYGIPRVIVGENVSFMGEEALLKSRGVELTVVDDPRCKQLMADFMAARPELWNEDIGE from the coding sequence ATGTCCGGATTGAGTGCAGACGACGTCCGCGCGCTGCTGGCGCAGATCGTCGATCCCAACCATGGCGAGAACCTGGTTGCCGCGGGTTCGGTGCGTGGCGTCGGTGTCGACGGCGCCCGTGTCGCGGTCGAGATCGTGCTCGGGTACCCGGCCGAGGGCTGGGGGCCGCAGTTCGCCAATGAGATCAAGGCCGCGCTGGAAGGCGATCCGCGCATCGATGTGGCGGTGGTGGACCTCCATTGGCAGGTGATTGCGCACAAGGTGCAGCAGGGCCTGACGCCGCTGCCCGAGGTCAAGAACATCATCGCGGTCGCCAGCGGCAAGGGCGGCGTCGGCAAGAGCACCACCGCGGTCAACCTGGCGCTGGCGCTGGCTGCCGAGGGCGCCACGGTCGGCATCCTCGACGCCGACATCTACGGCCCCAGCCAGCCGCGCATGCTCGGCGTCAGCGGCAAGCCGGACACCCGCGATGGCAAGGTGATCGTGCCGAAGTCCGCCTACGGCCTGCAGGTGATGTCGATCGGCTTCATGGTCGAGGAAGACACGCCGATGATCTGGCGCGGCCCGATGGTGACCCAGGCGCTGCAGCAGTTGCTCAACGAGACCGACTGGCAGGGGCTGGACTACCTCGTCATCGACCTGCCGCCCGGCACCGGCGACATCCAGCTGACCCTGTGCCAGCGCGTGCCGGTCTCCTGCGCCGTGGTGGTCACCACGCCGCAGGACATCGCCCTGCTCGACGCGCGCAAGGGATTGAAGATGTTCGAGAAAGTCGCCGTGCCGGTGCTCGGCGTGGTGGAGAACATGAGCACCCACGTGTGCTCCAAATGCGGCCACGAGGAACCCATCTTCGGCACCGGCGGCGGCGAGCGCATGGCCGAGCAATACGGCGTGGCGCTGCTCGGGCGCTTGCCGCTCGACATCCGCATCCGCGAGGAATCCGATTCCGGCCACCCGACGGTGATCGCCGAGCCGGCCTCGAACATCGCCGCCACCTACCGCGAGATCGGCCGCAAAGTCGCCGCACGCCTGTCGTGCCTCGTCCGCACCCCAATTGCCACCAACTGGAGCCCCCAAATGGACCCCTACCTGCTTGCCGCCATCGAAGAAGCCGAACAGGGAGTCGCCGAAGGCGGGATCCCGATCGGTTCGGTCATCGTGCACCAGGGAAGGATCATCGGCCGCGGCCACAACCGCCGGGTGCAGAAGGGCAGCACGGTGCTGCACGGCGAGATGGATGCGCTGGAAAACGCCGGGCGCCTGCCGGCGAAGGTCTACCGCGAGTGCACGCTGTACACCACGCTTTCGCCGTGCCCGATGTGCTCGGGCGCGATCCTGCTGTACGGCATCCCGCGTGTGATCGTTGGCGAGAACGTCAGCTTCATGGGCGAGGAAGCGCTGCTGAAGAGCCGCGGCGTCGAACTCACCGTCGTCGACGACCCACGCTGCAAGCAGCTGATGGCGGATTTCATGGCGGCACGGCCCGAGCTTTGGAACGAGGATATCGGGGAGTGA
- a CDS encoding DUF4139 domain-containing protein gives MLRTALAAAIAMTFSTVLPAARADYALTIYSSAQPGQINVGALSGYGAIGLPGYALVRDQRKMAVPKGRGEVRFTDVAKLIDPTTVSFASVTDPDGTRVLEQNFQFDLVSAEKLMDRYIGQRISVERADGSEIQRIDGTLLGTQGALLLQLDSGEVSSLSRYDNVRFPSLPGGLITRPTLVWLTDSARGGDHDAQVAYQTRGMTWWADYNVTLNESAGGCSMDLAAWVTIVNQSGGSFPQAKLKLVAGEVNRAPAAPAPTMMKRDMVAMAAPQEPDGFQESSLFEYHLYTLGRRSDLPDNSTKQLELFPAAVGVGCKKQLVFSASPYAYPLWGGQPNMDQGLGATHKGEVGAFLEFANKAENRMGMPLPAGRIRVNQASKDGSLEFIGEDLIAHTPRNETLRIKLGNSFDVVGERKQVDFKLDTTQKFLDETFEIEVRNHKQVAAEVVIREYFYRWSGWELLQTTVKGDKRDQQTMDFTVLIPADGTAKVRYTVRYRW, from the coding sequence ATGCTCCGCACTGCCCTTGCCGCCGCGATCGCCATGACTTTCTCCACCGTCCTGCCGGCCGCGCGGGCCGATTACGCACTGACCATCTACAGCTCCGCGCAACCCGGCCAGATCAACGTCGGTGCGCTGTCGGGTTATGGCGCGATCGGCCTGCCTGGCTACGCGCTGGTGCGCGACCAGCGCAAGATGGCGGTGCCCAAGGGCCGCGGCGAAGTGCGCTTCACCGACGTCGCCAAGCTGATCGACCCGACCACCGTGAGCTTCGCCTCGGTCACGGATCCTGACGGCACCCGCGTGCTCGAGCAGAACTTCCAGTTCGACCTGGTCAGCGCGGAGAAGCTGATGGACCGCTACATCGGCCAGCGCATCAGCGTCGAGCGCGCGGACGGCAGCGAGATCCAGCGCATCGACGGCACGCTGCTGGGCACCCAGGGCGCGCTGCTGCTGCAGCTCGACAGCGGCGAAGTCAGCTCGCTGTCGCGCTACGACAATGTGCGTTTCCCCTCGCTGCCCGGTGGCCTGATCACGCGCCCGACGCTGGTCTGGCTGACCGACAGCGCCCGCGGCGGCGATCACGATGCGCAGGTCGCGTACCAGACCCGCGGCATGACCTGGTGGGCGGACTACAACGTCACCCTGAACGAATCCGCGGGCGGCTGCTCGATGGACCTCGCCGCGTGGGTGACCATCGTCAACCAGTCGGGCGGCAGTTTCCCGCAGGCCAAGCTCAAACTCGTCGCCGGCGAAGTGAATCGCGCTCCCGCCGCACCGGCGCCGACGATGATGAAGCGCGACATGGTCGCGATGGCCGCGCCGCAGGAGCCAGATGGCTTCCAGGAGTCCTCGCTGTTCGAGTACCACCTGTACACCCTCGGCCGCCGCAGCGATCTGCCGGACAACTCGACCAAGCAACTGGAGCTGTTCCCGGCGGCTGTCGGAGTCGGCTGCAAGAAGCAACTGGTGTTCAGCGCTAGCCCCTACGCCTACCCGCTGTGGGGCGGCCAGCCGAACATGGACCAGGGCCTCGGTGCCACCCACAAGGGCGAGGTCGGCGCCTTCCTCGAATTCGCCAACAAGGCCGAGAACCGCATGGGCATGCCGCTGCCGGCCGGCCGTATCCGCGTCAACCAGGCCTCGAAGGATGGCTCGCTGGAATTCATCGGCGAAGACCTGATCGCGCATACCCCGCGCAACGAGACACTGCGAATCAAGCTCGGCAACTCCTTCGACGTGGTCGGGGAGCGCAAGCAGGTCGACTTCAAGCTCGACACCACCCAGAAGTTCCTCGACGAGACCTTCGAGATCGAGGTCCGCAACCACAAGCAGGTCGCCGCCGAAGTGGTGATCCGCGAGTACTTCTACCGCTGGAGCGGCTGGGAACTGCTGCAGACCACCGTCAAGGGCGACAAGCGCGACCAGCAGACCATGGACTTCACCGTGCTGATCCCGGCCGATGGCACGGCGAAGGTGCGCTACACCGTGCGCTATCGGTGGTGA
- a CDS encoding sterol desaturase family protein, whose protein sequence is MVIEFLQSLLTGTPKILALCAAGLAVEYWRPAEKNQPASAIVFNCIWIVNFVVGTNLVMLLFGQLIPMGVAALGGPLVNLKFSEGIVGGLSQFFLLLLLHDFGYYCFHRCQHTWAWFWAHHKLHHTEVHMNATTSFRHHWMENVYRIPFIFIPMGLVNVDGAYTVLVWDLALVWAIFTHMNLRLSMGPLTPFLAGPQVHRIHHSSLPEHQNKNFAAFFPIWDVLLGTWHRPRKDEFPPCGMTDGEETRSVWQAHTGVFVDWYKLWKNRAGARRRAALAKSA, encoded by the coding sequence GTGGTCATCGAGTTCCTGCAAAGCCTGCTGACCGGCACGCCGAAGATCCTGGCGCTGTGCGCCGCCGGACTCGCGGTGGAGTACTGGCGCCCGGCCGAGAAGAACCAGCCGGCATCGGCGATCGTGTTCAATTGCATCTGGATCGTCAATTTCGTCGTCGGCACGAACCTGGTCATGCTGCTGTTCGGTCAGCTGATCCCGATGGGCGTGGCGGCGCTTGGCGGGCCGCTGGTCAACCTGAAGTTCAGTGAGGGCATTGTCGGCGGCCTCAGCCAGTTCTTCCTGCTGCTGCTGTTGCACGACTTCGGCTACTACTGCTTCCACCGTTGCCAGCACACCTGGGCGTGGTTCTGGGCGCACCACAAGCTGCACCACACCGAGGTCCACATGAACGCGACCACCAGTTTCCGCCATCACTGGATGGAGAATGTCTATCGCATCCCGTTCATCTTCATCCCGATGGGCCTGGTCAATGTGGACGGTGCCTACACCGTGCTGGTGTGGGACCTGGCGCTGGTCTGGGCGATCTTCACCCACATGAACCTCAGGCTGTCGATGGGGCCGCTGACGCCCTTCCTCGCCGGCCCCCAGGTGCACCGTATCCACCATTCCTCGCTGCCGGAGCACCAGAACAAGAACTTCGCCGCCTTTTTCCCGATCTGGGACGTGCTGCTCGGCACCTGGCACCGGCCGCGCAAGGACGAGTTCCCGCCGTGCGGCATGACTGACGGCGAGGAAACCCGCTCGGTGTGGCAGGCGCACACCGGCGTCTTCGTGGACTGGTACAAGCTGTGGAAGAACCGCGCCGGGGCCCGGCGGCGGGCGGCGCTGGCGAAATCGGCCTGA